CACAGCTGTAATGTTATGGAAGTGAGGGTTTGTGGGTTGGACTTCACATGTATCACATGTTTAAATTAAACTGAGTCGTTCTTAAAATAAAGCTGTCATGAAATAGGAACTGTAGGCATTAAAGCGGGAAATAAATGAATCATGGCATGGCATATGACAGGCTGCCACATTAAATGCAATAAcaactacatttaaaaaaaaaaactttcacttcaaagttgctttttaaattcattatttaAAAGAACAGCACTTACAGTGAAtgcaaatgaaaataatctatgttttttttttttaaatacaataatCATTGTACTAAACTGATTACAGTTTAACACACTGAAACAGTCTATAATCACTACAGACTCTATGGGTGACCTGTGATAAATGAACAGGTCAGAACTGACTGTTGGTAGATTTGTAGAGAATAACACTGTGAATAACCACCGTACTTTACTAATGACTGGAGCTACACTGTAATGTTCATTCAACAACATGTGAAATACACAAACTTAATAAACAATAGTcagcttctttctttcttacacGAGTTTACTGTAATCTGCTCCAAAATACACAGTTAAAGACACTTACTTCCAGGATCAGTCTGAACCTTAACTGAAGATGGACTGTCAACTTCCTCGTTGTTGTACTTGGGTTGAACTGTACACTTATACATGGTGAATGGATCCAGTCCAGTAAAACGACACATTCCTCCTGTTTGAGATTTGTCAGCTGGAACGGCAACATAGTTTCAttagctgtgttgttgtgtttgactGAATAACAAAACAACAGAGACTAAATAACAGCAGATTGTTTTCTTGGTCAAGTTACCCATAAAGTGACAAAAAAGTTGATCTTATTCAATGACTCAATCAATCATCCATGTGTCATTGTTAGATCACCAGCTTCTACTAGTTAAAACTTTAGTATTCATTATGTGTTATTGACCTGCAAGTAGACTGGTAAATTTAATATGTGAACACTGAAGCTCTGACATTTCTGACGTTTACTTCCTGTTGAAACAAGGCGACTAAACTCTGACCTTTCAATTAATTCATGTTTGTGACACAAATCTTCACCAGTCTCAGGTTATTCACACCTTCTTTCACTCAGCATGCTAAAGTGTTAGTATGGAGACATGTAGGTCCATGGATGATTCAAATGTCACAGTATGTCTCACTGTTTGAATATACCGACCAATAAAATAATCTCCAAAGACTTCCTGTAAAATCAGTAAAATAAGACAGTTAATCTAAATATTTGTACTCACCACTGAGTTTGTGTTTGGAAGGAGGGACACAACTGCAGTCATATGAAAGCTTTGGAAGACCAGGAAGAACTGGACAGTCCTGACTGGTCGCGGTCCATGTCAGATCAATGGAGGTCATGGCTGCATTTGACCGTGTTGTTATTGTAAGATCTGTTGGAAGATATCAGACATCTGTAACACTGAACTAAACATCTGGAGCTGTTCTGTTCTCCATAATTATCTGAAGATACAAGCTCATTGTTCTTATCATTGCACTGAGGTGAAGCGAATATCAACATACCACAGTTGATCATGAACTTGATATCAGTGGCTCGATTAATGGGGACATTGTTGTTCTTGATGTGACCAGTACAGCTGTAATGTGTGAAGGGCTCCAGCTCAGACACATTCTTGATGTAACCGAGTTCATCTTTTGAGGAGACACAAGGATGACAGCATTTCTTCAACAGCTTGGATTTGTCTCTTGGTGCCAATGAGCAGTCAGATTTCAATGTAAAATCATTTAAAGCAAACGAATAAATCTTCTCCTCAGATCTGATTCACAGAGAGCACAAAGCAGCACCTCGACTTCCTCTCGCACCAAAAGACAATTCAGATTCACTTTAATGTTAAACTGATTTTAATGGTCATTTCTGTTTGACTGCAGTGTGAGAATGTCATGTGCCTCTATCCACTTCCATGTAAATCCATTCATAATGTTGGTGACATACGAAGTCTCTTTACCTCTAGTCTTTACACTTACCCTGACAGGTGTAATCGACGGTGAGATCGGTGCAGTGTTCAGGTAATTCTGCTTCTATTTCTGCAGGAAGTCCAGTTGGAGGTTTCTGAGTTATTTCATTTGGATCTAAGAAATCTGCTGAATAAAGAAAACAGCACATACATTCAACATGATGAAATAAGAAATACACTACATGCAGTTCAAACTACACGAGGACTCCTCTGTACATACCGACAGTGATGCTTTTGGTGCGGCTGAAGGTGTTGGCACAGTCTCCTGAAGTGAAGGTTGTAGTCAGATTAGTGCAGATGTCATTGTAATTAGGTTTAATGCAGAGCTCTGTATTGCTGCTTTTGCATGGCACAGCTGAGATATTATTGGATGTTGACAGTGAAGAGCTGATGTCCCAATCACTTTGGTAACAAACATATCCAGGCATGCAGCTGCCTTCTTTAATGTCTGTttcacctgaaacacacaagtgaaatgaaatgcacaaacctgTGTCATTTCTTAAATTAAAGGAAAATGAGATGAAATTCAACAATGTGAATTATTTTTACTCACTCATTCTAGTTGTCTTCATTTTACTTTGAGTGCTGGTACAGAGTGTTTCATTGCTAGCATCATCACGATATGCAACACTGAGCTCATATTCAGTACAGGGCCTCAGGTGTTTGATTTCATGTGAGGTTCCACTGAAGGGCTGAACAGTGGGTTCATTTCGGCCTTTTTCTGTAAAGTTTATGGTGTAGTTGCCAGGGGTAGAGCTTGTCATCATGTCAATCCTGAAGCCAGAGGTGATGGTTGTGACATTGTAAGAAcctgcaaaacaaaatgaacagaGTTATAAAATCTCATAGTAAATATAAATCTCCTGATGACATCTTTCAATCTCAGACAGTTTGTTCGTGTAGATGCTGAACGTGAATCCAAACACTTGTACACTCACTGTGCAAATCTATCTTCacagagaaacactggaaaccAGTTTAATAAGTACAGGAGTAAAGATGACGTGTATTattatctttaaaaataatactgaTACTCAcactgtggaggtggaggggcctGTGTGGTGGCTGGAGAACACATTAAAATTAGATTAGAAAAggaaatgacaaaatattttttgtatgaCTATAACACTAAAAGATACTCTTCCAAAGCAAGTAAAGCAGGTGTCTGTATTTCATGAACCGTTGCCTGTGCTTATATTAATATCACAGTCTTATCACAGTCCTCTACAGGAACAAATAGAGGACTTGTAAAAGAGACAATTCCAATCTTGGGTGGTGGGAGTCACTGTGTTGTTGGGCGTGGTGATTGGAGGTGAAGTGTGGTTTTGAGTGGTGTTTGCCTGAGGGTCTATTGGCTTGGTTGTGTTTGAGGGTGGGGTGTTTGCAGGAGTGGCTATAAGATGGCGAGAAAGTCAGTACTCTTACCTGATATAATGCATATATTAGCTACTGTACATCATGCTGAAGGCAACACTAATGTTCCCAGTAATTGTAAACTAAGGGCTGAATACATAACCAGACATGTTTGAGCCAGTTTGAGCTGAGGATTGGCGAGGTAAACAGGAAATGTTAACTGTGGTTATTTGTGAAACCCTTCTCACAGCTACTAATATGACTGTGTTGAATCTGTCATGGCAGTAGACCAACTTTTATGAGTGTTATTAACCGTTGTCTATGCTTATATGAATATCTCAGTCTTATCACAGTCCTCTATAAGAACAAATAGAGGACTTGTAAAAGAGAAAATTCCAACCTTGTGATTGCTGGTTCTGTTTGAGGGTGGGATGCTTGGAGGAGGAGCAGTAGTGACTGTAAGAGTGGCACCTTCAAGTGGAAATACTTAACTGCCAGTAGTCTTACCTAATGTAATGCATACATCAGCTAAATCGTGCTGAATGCAACACTAATGTTCCTCCAAAAAACTGTAAACTGAGTATGAATACTTCACGGGACACAGTTGAATTGAACGCTGCAGGTGGGAAATATGAGGTGAGGGTTTACAAAGTGAGTGGAAATTTAGATATAGATATTTCTACATTTAGATATAGATGGCATGTTACACACTCTGCCCTATCTTTGAGTTTTTCTGTTCCCCTCCTGCAGTACTAAGCTGTGGTAAATTAGATATACCGGAAATACTAACTGTGGTTAGTGGTCAAACTCTACTTACAGCTACTGATGTGACTGTGTTGAATCTGTCATGGCAGAAGACAAAATTTTACAAGCTGCACAAGAACTTCAAATAAGCTACTGATTCAGTCTGTGTGACCTCAGagtaaaaataatcttaaattaTGCTGATCATCATTATGCTGACTTGTAATACTTGTATATTATGCTAAATTTGTAAGTCCCTACAAGAAAAAATTACATTAGTCTCTCGACAAAATGCTGTGGCTTTAAAGGTTTGCTCATGTAGATGTTAAACATGCTCCCGAGTGTGCTGAAACAACCCTAAGCCAATATTGTGTAAATTCATATCTGCTTATTttcaaattagaaaaaaatacaggTGCTGAACGTAATAAATCAtgtattaaaatattaacatgATACACTGTACAGGAGAAGGAGCTAGAAAATGCAGCTACATTTTTTgatgttcaaaaaaaaaaggttcatcATTGAATTCTACACCTTCTAAGTACAGATAACACATGTATTTTATAATCTACCTGTCGCCTGTTATTCAGCTGTGTTAGACTCTCCTCTGTCTACTAGAACAGAATGTCTCACTGGAGGATGCCCCAGATCCCAATGAGTTTCCCACAGAGTTAAAATAAGTTGCCCCTCTTTTCCTTTTAGTTTACATAGAAACACTCAAAAATAACGTTCTTCCACCCACACTCCACCAGTCATCTATtacattgttattaaaaaaagaccCACTCAATTGCTCGTCTTACAGACCTATCAGTTTGAGGAACTGTAATggtaaagtgttttttaaagccATGCATGCACTTTACCTTGAACTGTTCTTCCTCATATTATTTCCGATAACTAAACTGAGTTTGTTCACGGCAGACAGCAGACAGTCCAATTTCAGTTTGAGACAGCTGTTTAATGTAATCTCTACTAAATCTGACATCTATCACCAGAAGCAGTATGCCAAAAAGACTTTACTGATAGGGTACAATTATATATACCATACACTTAATGGGTATGAA
This sequence is a window from Epinephelus lanceolatus isolate andai-2023 chromosome 6, ASM4190304v1, whole genome shotgun sequence. Protein-coding genes within it:
- the LOC144463678 gene encoding receptor-type tyrosine-protein phosphatase C-like isoform X2, producing MAGLKILLLWAGIIVMANCQSTDDSGSTTNTTTKAPPQCSYNVTTITSGFRIDMMTSSTPGNYTINFTEKGRNEPTVQPFSGTSHEIKHLRPCTEYELSVAYRDDASNETLCTSTQSKMKTTRMSETDIKEGSCMPGYVCYQSDWDISSSLSTSNNISAVPCKSSNTELCIKPNYNDICTNLTTTFTSGDCANTFSRTKSITVADFLDPNEITQKPPTGLPAEIEAELPEHCTDLTVDYTCQDELGYIKNVSELEPFTHYSCTGHIKNNNVPINRATDIKFMINCDLTITTRSNAAMTSIDLTWTATSQDCPVLPGLPKLSYDCSCVPPSKHKLSADKSQTGGMCRFTGLDPFTMYKCTVQPKYNNEEVDSPSSVKVQTDPGKPEDIPHVDWTNPEHNVVRVSCTYGKRFNGPEKEYTARLYYNGAPQEEKPPVKHCNFEFKDLSYLTEYEVEVFAFNGHNYSNPKIITVTTSYNSKALIGCLVVVIIIVSVALAVVVYKIYILWRKKSRNDVNDDMMLEQTAIYVNVPQHQHRR
- the LOC144463678 gene encoding receptor-type tyrosine-protein phosphatase C-like isoform X6; amino-acid sequence: MASVHLKILLLWAGIIAVANSTTQAPPPPQCSYNVTTITSGFRIDMMTSSTPGNYTINFTEKGRNEPTVQPFSGTSHEIKHLRPCTEYELSVAYRDDASNETLCTSTQSKMKTTRMSETDIKEGSCMPGYVCYQSDWDISSSLSTSNNISAVPCKSSNTELCIKPNYNDICTNLTTTFTSGDCANTFSRTKSITVADFLDPNEITQKPPTGLPAEIEAELPEHCTDLTVDYTCQDELGYIKNVSELEPFTHYSCTGHIKNNNVPINRATDIKFMINCDLTITTRSNAAMTSIDLTWTATSQDCPVLPGLPKLSYDCSCVPPSKHKLSADKSQTGGMCRFTGLDPFTMYKCTVQPKYNNEEVDSPSSVKVQTDPGKPEDIPHVDWTNPEHNVVRVSCTYGKRFNGPEKEYTARLYYNGAPQEEKPPVKHCNFEFKDLSYLTEYEVEVFAFNGHNYSNPKIITVTTSYNSKALIGCLVVVIIIVSVALAVVVYKIYILWRKKSRNDVNDDMMLEQTAIYVNVPQHQHRR
- the LOC144463678 gene encoding uncharacterized protein LOC144463678 isoform X1; this translates as MAGLKILLLWAGIIVMANCQSTDDSGSTTNSVSATLPPLTATNAALPSGTILTVSTLPPRTMTATTVMPTDISATAHTPPVTSPTLTSISPSAELNSTTTSASAASPANTPISNTTKPTDPQANTTQSQTSRPLTTPNNTVTPTTQATTKAPPQCSYNVTTITSGFRIDMMTSSTPGNYTINFTEKGRNEPTVQPFSGTSHEIKHLRPCTEYELSVAYRDDASNETLCTSTQSKMKTTRMSETDIKEGSCMPGYVCYQSDWDISSSLSTSNNISAVPCKSSNTELCIKPNYNDICTNLTTTFTSGDCANTFSRTKSITVADFLDPNEITQKPPTGLPAEIEAELPEHCTDLTVDYTCQDELGYIKNVSELEPFTHYSCTGHIKNNNVPINRATDIKFMINCDLTITTRSNAAMTSIDLTWTATSQDCPVLPGLPKLSYDCSCVPPSKHKLSADKSQTGGMCRFTGLDPFTMYKCTVQPKYNNEEVDSPSSVKVQTDPGKPEDIPHVDWTNPEHNVVRVSCTYGKRYNGPKKEYTAHLYYNGAPQGEKPPVKHCNFEFKDLSYLTEYEVKVFAFNGHHYSNPTEITVTTSYNSKALIGCLVVVVIIVSVASAVVVYKIYILWRKKSRNDANDDMVLESTEDYVNVPQHEHHC